Part of the Pieris napi chromosome 6, ilPieNapi1.2, whole genome shotgun sequence genome, ATGAAGCAGATCACAGCACACATCAAATAGACATAGAGAGCTTTCCATGGCGAGATTACACCTCGACAGCGACGAACATCGAACAATCAAAGCCGACACGTGTCGCGTTGCCCACGCTAAGAGCTGGTAACAAATGGGCATCGCGACAGAAGTATTGAGTGTCGAAGAGGCGCGTACTCACGCGCATGCCCTCCCATCTGGAGACAGCACGGAGGGGTCGTAGAGCTCGCAAAGTGCGCATGGACCGAAACGCTGGGATGTCGTCCGCTCCGGCCATCACCGCTCCGTGGTTAACGAGTGACAACTACCGTCATTAAATTAGTACGATAATACAAACTATATCTTACGTACATTTGCCTTTGATAAGAATAAAGAACATGAAGTAAATGTACTTTAGACTTTGGTAGTCGAATCGACAGTTACGATCCATACATACTAagcttataattatataaaaaaagccgATAATTTACCATGACAATTATGAAATCGAGCCAGCACCAGGCGTTGGTGAAGTACTTCTGAAATCCGAGAGCTAACCATTTGATTAACATCTCAATAAAGAATATTACAGTGAATATACGATCCATGTAATATAAGATGTCTTGAAGAATTGGTCGATGTGGTAGATGGACATCTTCTAACGCCTAAAAACaagatttaagtaaataataacatatttaatatagtaaaaaaatacggGGATAAAGCTCAATTACCAATGCCAAACTACTAAGTAAAATCATTGTTATCACAGCCGTTTCGAAATAGGTATTTTCTATTAATCGAAAGGTTTTCAGTCTAAGGGTTGCCCAGCCTTGCCAAAATGGAGACTCGTCATCTCCGGCTAAGAAGGGGAAGCGCGCATAGCAAGGTTCTGGACAACAGTCCGCTGGTGTGAGATCCACTACATCCTCGTCTGCGGCCAcctttatatctatttttgctAAGCCATCAAGTTTTCCATCCTCCTCGTCTTCAATCATttctataaagaaatattcgGTTATGAAACAAACATATATTCTAACGGCATACAATACATGCCGGTAGTCAAACGAGGAGACTATTTATATACCTTCTTCTAAACCTAATTCTTCTTTACTTGCGTCTTTCTTTTCTTCTCCGTCTATCGTATCCGCAGATCCTTTATGACTTTCGTCTTTAAATGATCTTATTTTATGACTACCATAAGATTTTTGACTTATTGTATCATCATCctgaaaattcaaatatttggaATATAATCGgatacatacaatataaatttggGTTTAATAAGAAAGTAGGGACCTGTATCGGATAACCATGATGATTTATATCACTGTTTATTCGATTGTCAGTATGATTATCCGTTATAGCATTGATATTATTCATCAATATATtcccttttttatatttattgtcacCTGGAAAATAGAGTTTAGTTTCAATTTATATGAGTTCATATGcacgttttaatttaaatagtctTTCATACCTGGTATCGTAAATTCCATTCCGTCACCTATAGCTACCTCCACTTGATCTTTTAGTTTCTTGTCTTTGAATAAAACCCCATCTTCGATATCGGCACCTAATTCCAGTTCATTGTCGACTCGTTCTGAAGAAACACAGCGGGCACATAATGCCGCCTTTAAGCCTACATCCGTGCGTCATTTGTCGCCGCCAACAGCCAAGCATAGAATAGAGATCAGgacaaaattttgtaaataattgcCGAATTTGATACAACTCCTGtgattattattgtgttaagCATGTGTGATgtcttgaatatttaaatatatttacttacataTTTATCAAATGCTCAAAAGCTAAAACTtcgatttttttgtttgattgaaTTTAACGACTATATAGTTTacgatataaatattttttatcatatcacTTAGACCTAACATTTAAcacaaattaacaataaaaatgtaatagtaATAAACACAGCATGCACAACAAACAAAGCtagtatagtatataatacataCTACTGTAATACATATGGATATAATATATGAAGcgaatatactaaatatactGTATGGAGGTAAGAGTGTATCGGGAATATTATAGAGGACAGCTCTACACTTGACTGCTAGGGCACAAGCAACGCACAGTGTTAACAATAACAACCATTGCATGTCATGCTTTATTGTATACATCGATTTATATGATTTGTTACTTTAACACATATAACACACGGATTAATGTAATTGACTATTTATCCTGAAATACAATGAAATTACACACAACATTCAAAATGTCTACTATAAACTCACCTGGAGCGTGAATAGCAATCTGATTCGTCAATTTGCTTTtgactatttttaaaacatcggCTGCGTTTTTTTTGACCCAATCGATAAACCGGGATATTCTATTAAAAGCCTCCGCGATTTTGTTCGTGTCCTGATCGGCTGTTGGCGTCGATAGACTCGAGGAACCAAAATTTGACAGTAAGAGGGCCAAGAAGAGGTTAAGTACCTGGAATTCGATAAATGTTAAACGCATTCAATTGCTTTATGTGTACTTATTTCTAGATCATAAAACATACCACAAGATTGCCAATAACGACCGTTGCCAAGAAGAAAGGTATACAAGAAACATCTCCAACCAGCATGCAATCCCACATACTCTCTATCCATTCTCCACATAATACTCGGAATACTATCATGAAACTGTGCATGAAATCCGTGAAGTTCCACCTTGGGAGCTCTCCACCAGGAAAACGGTCTACGTAATCTGTATACGTGATAATCGTTCGTCAATAATGAGTTTATAAATagtactataatttttaatcgatcaaaacaatatttttaattcaatgtaaaaaagtttaatttataactgattttaaaaatattaatcgtTAGACTGATTCaagaatattaacataaaagaaataaattttgcattaaatatagaaaattttaaatgtcgCTTAAAACTTTGCTTGTATAAAACATTGTTAATAGGTTAGAtcctaattaaaattaaagcgCTTACGAAAATTGCATATTACGCAGAAGAATCAgaacgtaatttaaaatatttggcaATTAATAGCAAGCCATCTTGCAACATGCCTCTGGGAATTGCAATTTAAAACAGGAAACCTGCATATCTTTTGCTCAGCATACagccatattaaaaaaatattgttacctttatgaaaaatacatacaacataacaaatatatatacaacaaagatataataactttaaattagatCATGCATAGAGGCCTTCTACTTAAAAGGGGCAAACATTTAACAAGTAATCGTATATTTAAGGTTATTACAAGGCACTAATGAAAAATGAACATTAAGATGTACAATGAGAAGATGAATTATAACTGATAGGAAGCTAGCTTAAACGTTTCACAAGTGAGGCGCCATCGCTAAGGGGCAGCAATAGATACATACAATAGTTAGTCTAGCTCACGTGGGGTCGCAATTCACAACGACGTTTGCCAATCAAACAACATGAGCATAACAGTGTGACGCACATCAACACAATGAGCTCTAGACAATCTGACGGCGATCCTACCTAAAGCGTGGACTATtcgaattttgaaaatttaatttacattccACACTTTAGCAATTTCAGTGAATATATTTCGCGATGATTTTACCGTGTCAACCCGAGCGACTTATGTTTTCATTACCCAAAGAGAATTTTTCTGACAGTTCGATgcttgaaataaattcactgGACCGAATCGCCGCATCAACAACGTCCAATATAACATCGAACATGCACCACTCCCACCGATCACCACTTACCCACATAATTTTTCCCGAATAGTTGCATACCCATCACggcaaatatgaaaataatgatGCACAATACGAAGGTCAGGTTGCCCAAGGCACCCATCGTCCTACCCATTATAGAGATGAGTAAATTAAGAGTCGGCCATGACTTTGCCAATTTGAATACTCGAAGCTGCAATTATAAATTGTGAAACAAGGCGTCACACAAGCTCGCTTGCCGGCGCATCACCTATGCTACAGCGGCCTCTGAAGACCTATGAGCACTCAGCACGCGCCGTCGTGAGTGATTACAGGTCTGAACTCTGACTAATATTAGCGGAATGTGTGCTACAATATCTCTCCGATTATGTGCATTTATATTGATTCATGAGTGGGATATATGTTGACTATTGTCTATTATTGCGTTTACTACGTTTTGGGAGAGCGTTTtgattgatattattttacgatCCATAGATCGTACTTGTGTTATTCCTATCCTTAAAGTGACATAGATCCCATCAGTAATAGATCTGATGCAATACCCTTCGTAAGCGAAGCTGCATGTCATTTCTATTTTACTCAATGCAAAGCTTAATAGTTATGATTGTAAGCGTGATAGCCTTATAACGTTTATCGTTTAGGCTCTTTGTGAGCCATTCCGTGTTATAAAGCCACAGCATAACTGAATGttccttaaaaataatattcaatcaAAGCCCTGTGTTCGACAGTCGATAGTGTAAAGCTGAATAAGAATTGATAACTAAGGCTTATATGTTCTTAGAGATGCtaaattgtttttcaattgaaCCTGTGTAGTTCTTCCCAAACAACTGCATCCCCATCACGGcaaatatgaatataatgaTGCAAAGTACAAAGGTCAAGTTCCCTAAAGCTCCCACAGTCCTACCCATTATGGATATTATAAGGTTTAGCGCCGGCCAAGACTTAGCCAGTTTAAATACACGTagctgaaaatattttaggaaATGTAAGAACATAAACATGACGTATAACGAAGAAAGTAGGTAGCGGTGAAAGCACCAGCTGTTATTACAAATACCTGAAATTGTCTGTAAATTACTTCCTGTTAAAATGGTTATCGCCattattttcaaatcaaaCCGTATGTTAGATACATAattagtataaattaatattgattagCACTTACCAATCGGAATGAACGTAATACTGACAAACCCTGAACTCCTTCCAGTCCTAATTCCAATAATGATAAGGCCACAATGATAAAGTCAAAAATGTTCCATCCTTCTTGAAAGTAAAATTTGGGACTCATTGCTATTAATTTTAGCATCGCTTCAATACCGAATGTAGCAGTGAAAAACTGGAAACGATATAATccaatttttacatattttcaataagacgcaatattaattttctcttCAGCATGgacaatttagtttaaaaactcTGGGGGTCTAAAACTACAACTGGATACTTACATAATTACCACTTTTCAACGCTCTTTCCATATCTTTGTCCATGTCGTGATGATCCAGTGCCATAAACAGAGTATTGACCACGATACACAACGTGATGAACAGTTCTACAAACGGATCGAACACCAAAAGCGCGACGTATTTCTGAAACTCCAGCCATAGCCAGCAGCAATCCCACACACAGAAGAAGTCTATCCCTTTCATGAGCCACTCCAGGAGTCTCTCCTTGAAGGTGGGCCCTTCATCGTCATCTTCAGCTGTTGAGAAGTAGTATACTGACACTGTTGTGTCACGTTTACCGGAGTGTGTGTGGTGTGAGGAgagacaaaaaataaacatggtTAGTATTCGCTCATTATTTTGAGTAGCCAAAAACCGAATACACATAGCCAATACTACTTAgcaatattcatattttttgaattttattggCTGTCATTTATCTCTCGTGGTTCAACTGTTCAAGATTATGGTATGGCTTGAACTACGTGCTAGGATTGtgcttaaaataaagaaaattttcacacgAGATCACATCTCATTTTCTGCAAAGCGAGtcactatattttatactactgTACTGCAATGATCTATTAATGATTCATTTCCCTTTAATAGTAAATCAAgtcaaaaaatatgaatatcgAGATTTTGATTTTACATGGATAGCAGAAGCGCATCAAATCGCGTCTACACCGTACAAAatagattttactaaattatcGCTTTTAGAACACTAAGTGACATTtgttaatgattttaaataaatggtgATAATTGCTATGTTCAtgcaattcaattaaatacgtgggatttaatatatattttgtgcaACACGTGCATGGCTACGGTTAGCataaatgttaaaacaatgggaaaaaaattatataaaagggTAAGCGTAAGACTTGAGACGGAAtgcaaaacaaaagaaagtgGTATTTGTGTAGTTTGACAGGACAGTGAAGGTGCTTCATTAGGCTtctaaacaatataaatgaCACCCaatgtttatgtatttttgccaATTATGCATTTTTGCATAATGAGCAAATACCGCAGTGTATACTGTTGAATGTTCAGTGTGAAAAGTGTTAGTAGTTTGTGTATTAAAAGCGAACAGTTTGTATAAaatgtacaaataaaaacaagacaACGGACAAGACAGCTGATACAATAGACAAGACAAACGTTAAGTTAACACAGACATAAAATGCTTTACTTTTACCATGTACGCATTGGACTCTATTTTATAGAGCTAgatcatacaaatatatttaatggcCGATAGTTAATTGATATTGATGGCCCTTTATAGTCCCAATGCATACATGgctttgttaattaattagtatttatatatatatatatacacacattttatttattagaaacgtaCCATTTTGCTCGCTCGCTCTACTTTGCCTTCCAGCTTgttcaattatttcatttagtaCCATAACATctgaaatacatatacatgATCGATAAACTGTCGTAAAAAATCAAccatattgtttttgatattggttataataatatatgcaaacgggcaggagactcacctaatgttaagtgatacatggacactcacattgccagaaggctcgcaagtgcgttgccgaccttttaagaattggtatgctcttttcttgaaggaccctacgTCGAATTCATTCGGAAATAATTCAATGGGCAGCTAACATTCTCAACATCTTCGTATCttcgtttaaatttttatataaataattacaaattaccATTTTACCAAACAGAAACTTAAAAGGACCAGTCCCCCATGCCgttaatagtaaaatataaatagtaatattcaTACCTCTCATATCAACGACATTTGGCTGCTGCGATGTCGCAATGAACGGATTATCATTCGACTGTTTTAGAACTTTGCCAGCCTCGTCTGTACATTCTGTTGTACTAACTTCctgaaattgttaaaaatctccttatatttcaataaaagctAGCAATATTCGCTAATAACAATGGAAAGTGCTTTCAGCAGCAATATATCATCATTATGACAGTGTACGATAATGAAACAACTTGTGAGATATGTAAGTGTGTCACGCTTGCAAATAATTAGTCGACGCTTATAACAAAAGAATGATAAGCTCATACATATTCTTTTAATGGTCGAGATACCAGCGACGACTCTTGTCTGGGCAGCGCGTAGGCGTGAGGTTGGGAAGTAATGCTGTGGTTCCTGGACGCTGATCGACCTCTGAGTTTGGCCTCCTTGGTTTGAGCTTTTCCCCCTAAGAGATCGCCGTGCGACGTGTATGACAGCCTAGACTGGTGTGATGTATAGGAGGAATGTCTGGATCCTAAAACATGTAATAAACGCCTCAGTGACAGTTGCAACTGTCAGAATTCCATCATATAAGAAAGGTAAATTGTACACTTCAAAGAAAATGACACCAAATGTGATCTAGATAATGATAACATACCCAAGTTCGCATAATAGACTGGTATTATAATAGCGCCGTTCTCCTCTGACATAGGCGTAACTGCATTTGAGTCATCAGCATAAGGCAAATGTTCCTGTGCGTCCAAGTATGTTGATAAAACAAGTGGTTTCCGATCGGCTCCCGGTGGATACCTATTCCTCCCGTTTGGCCTTAACGCCATTTGATGAGAGCCTCGGGAACCACGTCGTAAATTGAACGGTGATCCAGGTAGTGACAAGGAAGCCTGAAGTCACACacatagtaatatttattttataacaaattccTTAAACCTACTAAGTACTTTTTgaaactattaaaatttttctttaacctttcttcCTTCTAGAAACTTTCATTTGGATTCGAGTTATACTAATATTTGATCATTTAACGAAATCAACTTCCTCAATTCAGATCGAGTGAAAATGTCATGGAAACTGATCACTACTTGATTTGTACTCGCAGAGGCTTTGTCTGatcgtaattaaattaattatcaagAAATATATCCTACAAATCTTTCATGTGCTAATAAACAAGTAGAAGGCGAAAAAAATACATGAATGGAAACTCGAAAGTTTgggataaaataattacaaaagtgCTGGAGGTGTCTCAATGCATCAAAACATATGCATACATGATTTAATGCTAGCGAACTGACACGATTTGGTGCAATAAGACATTAAGACAACAAGACTAATAGCGGaatataaggacaagaaaAGGTATATAGTTTAGAACATCAAAAGGAAGGAAGGGGATCACAAACACCAATGAAGAAGAGGACAAACCTGTGAGCCCTCCCGCAGTGGCCCATACGACAACTGTCCATATTTATTAATGCGTTCAGGATGGGGGACCTTTAATGCATAGAAAAtacactttttaatttatttccgaCTTACTACTATTTTAAGACATAGATCACTATGACTAGGATAGATAATAAGGAACGATATTGGAATAAAGGGATTGTAGCAGCGTCCAAGCagtaaagtaataaatgttaacgATCTACGGCGGTGCTAGAACGATATAGAGTAAACATAAACGATGGATGCAGATTAATTCATATGATAACGATACtgaataaaaagaaaagcGTTAGCATTGACCAAAAGCATCAGTTAGTCTcgtaactttgtttataaacacATGAAGTATTGACGGCCATAAGACGTACATGCACTCTCGCATCTTCTAATCCATCTGAGCTATCATCTATGGTCTATAGTCATGAAGACTTGTTAATTTCTTTCTGTGAAAGCCTCTGCCCGTCTGTCATCGAATTGAggaattaatgtttaaatatttgaagtagatattttaatgacaaaataGTTATGTTGACCGAACCTACCTCTGCTCGGTGTTAGTCTCAGCTCGGCCGCTTCGATCGCTCACAAAATGAAAGAAACAATCTAACATGACAATAGATTATTTCTccaatagtatttaattttaataaaaatatgaccTTTATTAGTCTTAATAATGGTACTGATTAAGTTGGTGATTGATATAAATCAAGTATTGTATTacgaaatactttttaaaatattattggagATTAATATAACCTATGATGCAAACGCTCTAATGAAGTGTCAGATTAGATGAATTATGACCATGCCTacaatgtaatttttcaacaaattaaaacaaatatataataatctaatgcatgttcttaaattaaaatgtatacaagTAATAAATGTTCAGTTTCATGCCTTAATTGTGATCTGTTTGAGGAAATAAGAAGAGTTAGTCGCTGCAAGCGTAATGATtgcaaaaagtaatttaaaataaatgaaaagacCATCTAATAGCATGCCTCGAaaccaaatttaaacaaaccaCAGTGTTCATAGAGTTAAAATAACCGTGTAGTAATTTTCGTAAgagaacaaattaaatatttaatagacaAACATTCAGatatgaaaacaaatttattgcaaaaaaattaaaagtgttttttggAAGTGTTCCTTTcgaaattatatgaaaaatcaTATCTGCATACTTTAAGAAAATATCGACATTGAAAAGGACAGACACAAAATCAAAGCTCAGCGTTagacacatttaaacataatcTTTTCAACTTGATATAACTTgtgcaaatataatttataatgttttttacttaatatactaattattGTAAGTGCAAAAAAGCCGAGTGATTATTATCAAGTTGAAAAGAAATAACTCAGCCGacaatgatttaattaaatataaaaattgaaaaagtcTCAGCGGCAAGATTAATccatcattaattaaaaacctttATCGAGTAGTACTACAAATAAAGCTCATCTCTTAATGATTCTTACGTATCTTAATGATGTTCTTAGTTCAATATCAACacttaaaagtatattttttatcctgataccttttcatttataatattaatctaaagatattataataaaatatttaactttagcTAGATTTTATTGAACCAGCACTACGTATTTTTGGAAATTGTAAAAATTGCCACAGTTAGCAAATTAgtttcgtaaaataaaaatcactgtCAGCAGAGATATCACGCGTGGGTCTTATACTCACCATGCTGACCTTCCTCTGCCGGCGTGCTGTGTCGTGGTGGGTGTCGTTGGCAGGCTTGTGCGTGGGCTGAGTGCTCACCGAATCCTGGAAGGGGTCGCTACGAAGGGACATGCGTTCCCTCGTATTGTCATCCTGATTGCCCCTCTCCTGGTTCACGAACAACTCGTAGCTCTGGCAGGAGAAGTCACTGGGAGACTTGGCAGGATGTGCTTCGGCGTATGCGGCTGCTTCCGCAGCGGCGGCTTGCTCGCGAGCGTGTTGTTCTCTCGCTTCTTGTTTATCCGCTCGAGCCGCTGCCTTTTGTTCCGCTTCCTAATGCAAAAATCAAATACCGTTTAAATTTGTACAAAGTtgaagtttaaaatatattaaacaatgaaaatatatagccatatatataacaaaacgaaatacacattaattaaacatatgtCACTTAGATTAAATCTTGTTTGCTTACCCTTAGTGCTTCTTCTTCAGCCTGCTCTTCCTCCTCTGCTTTCTTCTGCAACTCGTCGTATGACATGGCGACGATAGCCAAGATCAAGTTCACGAGATAGAAAGAGCCGAGGAAAATGATCACAACGAAGAACAGCACGTGCCATGAACCAGCAGACCTTAGAACCTGAATAATTGTGAACAAACGTAAATAATTTCACATTACTGTGGTTGTGAGTGATCTATTGATATATGTATTCGGTGGAGTCTTACTATTAATGGCAAAATCTTGTACCCACGAAACGATACATTTACAATTACagtattttctattatattcctattatattaataataacaatattttaattgaatttttgacAACTAGAAACaactttgaataaattaacgaTTTTTTTGCGATTTATTagcaaacatattattatattaacgtCATTTAGCAGCagttaaatatctttaaatttcGACAAAATAACGACATTTTTGACCTTTAGATTTAGGGACGGAATGttacaattgtttttaatcaactaTGATTCAATTAGTTTCGTAACCTTCACCCtcaaaatttagaaaatattccAGGCAATAATGTTATAAACTTACCAGCTGATATAAGTTTTCCCAGTAATCTTGCGTCATCAATCTGAAAGCTGATAGAAACGCCCAACCGAACGTGTCGAAACTCGTGTAGCCGTAGTTTGGGTTTGGTCCGTACCCTTGTAAACATATGTAGCCTGGTTCACATGTTCTGCAAACAAAAGTAAATCGTTTTATATtctcaaataaattaactgGAATTCTCCGAAACACAAAGACCACCTTATGAGGCATGGCTTACTTTGGCCTATGAGGGAACAAACTACATACAACATTTGAGATTAGAGTTACTAAGtgaagttattttatattacgggaaataaaaaaaaacaagcaaAAGATCGATTGCAACGTTACCGTCTACTGATCATTTAGCTCACAAAAGTAGTCTTGGATGTATGTCTGTTTagagttattaataaatcgcTTGAATGCAAAGGGCATTTATCGATATAGATTTATAAGTCGTGATTTTATAAGGGAATTACTACAACGTTGAGGCGCAATCTTCCATTCCTGAAGCTGAGGTGCTCATGTGTTTGTGGGCAAAAATTGATAGTGAGGTTGTAATATTTGACATCTCATTATCAAGTTAAGCCCACAGACAGATGATTTACGAGTGAATAAGCACAGAAAAATATACACGTCCCATTAtaatcttataataatatagatcaTGTTTCTATTACAATCTTCTTTTAGGTATCTGTGTGctcttttttggcaaaggcctcctccaaatcccgccattcctcTTTGCACTGTGCTACTCTCTGCCATCTTTCACCtgcttttctttaatttgttccatccaccttctaagttgtcttcctcttttccgTTTGCTGTACCATGGGCACCGGTTTAGTACTTTTTTGCTCAAGTTTCTGTGCCTCTTGCCATGTGCCCATTACCACTTTCGTTTATTTCTTCTTATTGTAACATCTGTTACCTTGTTTTTCTTAAagctgtattatttattttgtgtattcTTTTCTTCCCTATCAGACATCGTTCCATCGATGTTTGGTACACCTGTATCTTTATATGCTGAACACGTCTCATTATAAACTAAGGggttttttaatcttttaatcAACATAAAACACAAAACATCTCAAAATAGTAGAAATTGCTTTAGTCTAGACTTATAAATACACCTTATAGACACTGAACATGCAACATACCCTGCTCCTGATGAGTTCCCGCATAATGGATAGTCGTCATTTTCACTATACCAGTtcgctaaaataaaatatgtgagtaaatatatatcacaAAGGAAATACATGTCAGTTATAAACAGATATCTTACTTTCGTTTTGACAAAATCTCTCCCAATTCTCATCAGTCAAGTTGCCCCAACTGCCGTCTTCGGGGAATACCTTTACACATTTCTGCGTTAACACTCCCATGTAGATTTGTAGGCCCATTAACGCAAATACAGATAGGGAGAACATTGTCAAAATAATCACGTCGCGAAGATTTTTCACAGACTCTATGACAGCACCAACGATAGTCTTCAACCCTGAGGAGTAATCGGACTTGTTATATGAACATTTTAAAGGTGCACACGCTTCAAACCTCTAGTACTTACGTAGCTCCTGGGACTTAGATATTTCATTTCAAACTGCTAGAACTACTGAATCTATTTCAATTACACTAAACATATATTACTAAAGTAATAGTAGCACAAGGAATTACCCGGTACGATGGCCACAGTCTTCAGCGCTCGGAGAACTCTGAACGTTCTAAGAGCGGCCAAGTTGCCGAGATCTATGCCCATCGTCACATAACTGCAACACACACCCCACACGACGGCTAGGTTAATATAACTAACTACTTTGTCTAAACATTTACTAGTTACAATT contains:
- the LOC125050382 gene encoding sodium channel protein para isoform X25 codes for the protein MSEDLDSISEEEQSLFRPFTRESLAVIEARIAEEHAKQKELEKKRAEGETDLGRTKKKKEVRYDDEDEDEGPQPDATLEQGLPLPVRMQGSFPAELSSTPLEDIDPFYQNQTTFVVISKGRDIFRFSATDALWMLDPFNPIRRVAIYILVHPLFSLFIITTILVNCILMIMPTTPTVESTEVIFTGIYTFESAVKVMARGFILQPFTYLRDAWNWLDFVVIALAYVTMGIDLGNLAALRTFRVLRALKTVAIVPGLKTIVGAVIESVKNLRDVIILTMFSLSVFALMGLQIYMGVLTQKCVKVFPEDGSWGNLTDENWERFCQNETNWYSENDDYPLCGNSSGAGTCEPGYICLQGYGPNPNYGYTSFDTFGWAFLSAFRLMTQDYWENLYQLVLRSAGSWHVLFFVVIIFLGSFYLVNLILAIVAMSYDELQKKAEEEEQAEEEALREAEQKAAARADKQEAREQHAREQAAAAEAAAYAEAHPAKSPSDFSCQSYELFVNQERGNQDDNTRERMSLRSDPFQDSASLSLPGSPFNLRRGSRGSHQMALRPNGRNRYPPGADRKPLVLSTYLDAQEHLPYADDSNAVTPMSEENGAIIIPVYYANLGSRHSSYTSHQSRLSYTSHGDLLGGKAQTKEAKLRGRSASRNHSITSQPHAYALPRQESSLVSRPLKEYEVSTTECTDEAGKVLKQSNDNPFIATSQQPNVVDMRDVMVLNEIIEQAGRQSRASEQNAEDDDEGPTFKERLLEWLMKGIDFFCVWDCCWLWLEFQKYVALLVFDPFVELFITLCIVVNTLFMALDHHDMDKDMERALKSGNYFFTATFGIEAMLKLIAMSPKFYFQEGWNIFDFIIVALSLLELGLEGVQGLSVLRSFRLLRVFKLAKSWPALNLIISIMGRTVGALGNLTFVLCIIIFIFAVMGMQLFGKNYTDYVDRFPGGELPRWNFTDFMHSFMIVFRVLCGEWIESMWDCMLVGDVSCIPFFLATVVIGNLVVLNLFLALLLSNFGSSSLSTPTADQDTNKIAEAFNRISRFIDWVKKNAADVLKIVKSKLTNQIAIHAPGLKAALCARCVSSERVDNELELGADIEDGVLFKDKKLKDQVEVAIGDGMEFTIPGDNKYKKGNILMNNINAITDNHTDNRINSDINHHGYPIQDDDTISQKSYGSHKIRSFKDESHKGSADTIDGEEKKDASKEELGLEEEMIEDEEDGKLDGLAKIDIKVAADEDVVDLTPADCCPEPCYARFPFLAGDDESPFWQGWATLRLKTFRLIENTYFETAVITMILLSSLALALEDVHLPHRPILQDILYYMDRIFTVIFFIEMLIKWLALGFQKYFTNAWCWLDFIIVMVSLINFVAALCGAGGIQAFKTMRTLRALRPLRAMSRMQGMRVVVNALVQAIPSIFNVLLVCLIFWLIFAIMGVQLFAGKYFKCVDMNHTTLSHEIIPDRNACILENYTWENSPMNFDHVGKAYLCLFQVATFKGWIQIMNDAIDSREVGRQPIRETNIYMYLYFVFFIIFGSFFTLNLFIGVIIDNFNEQKKKAGGSLEMFMTEDQKKYYNAMKKMGSKKPLKAIPRPRWRPQAIVFEIVTDKKFDMIIMLFIGFNMLTMTLDHYQQTETFSQILDYLNMIFIVIFSSECLLKIFALRYHYFVEPWNLFDFVVVMFSILSLVLSDIIEKYFVSPTLLRVVRVAKVGRVLRLVKGAKGIRTLLFALAMSLPALFNICLLLFLVMFIFAIFGMSFFMHVKNKGGLDDVYNFKTFVQSMILLFQMSTSAGWDGVLDGIINEEECDLPDNERGYPGNCGSATIGITYLLSYLVISFLIVINMYIAVILENYSQATEDVQEGLTDDDYDMYYEIWQRFDPEGTQYIRYEQLSDFLDVLEPPLQIHKPNKYKIISMDIPICRGDMMFCVDILDALTKDFFARKGNPIEEPGDIVGRPGEVGYEPVSSTLWRQREEYCARLIQHAWRRHRRAHSPAGEGVGGDGSGGEGSAGGAETAVLLDSSGGSAHRVVLQGGGDAPRPPEPAPPPAPV